One part of the Triplophysa dalaica isolate WHDGS20190420 chromosome 25, ASM1584641v1, whole genome shotgun sequence genome encodes these proteins:
- the polr1f gene encoding DNA-directed RNA polymerase I subunit RPA43 — protein sequence MANWSQEDGATKPVTNPTNVSSERQTHGGEAPAVPCLIPSFAEAVTLLSSRYSCLVLDTHRRHVLLPPAYLRKKRTGLQEEFDSELLKFSRSLKGVPMAYDNIKIVGQHGDIYDDQGFIHLDVEASFVIFKPKKGSKLVGVINKIAVGHLGCLVHGCFNACVMKPSQLTPEQWRDCGLRAGESVEFEVFQLDSDCAGVLIIRGRLEKSRVQELLAQPQQTEASVNLPAEPENTEDTTDSPKHKKKKKKKDKRENKATSEDSVDDSGLSQTCDNHEPNVNETELDLESSKPHKKKKKDKREKQATSEDSVDEGGLSQTCNVHEPDVDGMEVDTNSNSLHKKKKKKDKRKDSDEVSPPSDLRARYFIDKTSRKRPAADQIEDHSETTRLKKKKNGL from the exons ATGGCGAACTGGTCACAAGAAGACGGAGCGACAAAACCAGTGACAAACCCCACAAATGTGTCCAGCGAGCGACAAACCCACGGCGGAGAAGCTCCCGCGGTCCCGTGTCTGATTCCGTCGTTCGCGGAAGCGGTGACGTTGCTGAGTTCGCGGTACTCGTGTCTCGTGCTAGACACGCACCGCAGGCACGTACTGTTGCCTCCCGCTTACCTGCGAAAGAAACGCACCGGGTTACAGGAGGAATTTGACTCGGAGTTGCTCAAATTCTCCCGCAG TCTGAAAGGTGTTCCTATGGCGTACGACAATATCAAGATCGTAGGACAGCATGGAGACATTTATGACGATCAAGGATTCATCCACCTCGACGTTGAAGCATCGTTTGTCATCTTCAAGCCGAAGAAGGGATCAAAGCTTGTG GGTGTCATTAATAAAATCGCGGTGGGTCACCTGGGCTGTCTGGTCCACGGCTGCTTTAACGCATGTGTGATGAAGCCCAGTCAGCTGACCCCTGAGCAGTGGAGGGATTGTGGGCTGCGTGCCGGAGAGAGTGTGGAGTTTGAGGTTTTTCAGCTGGATTCGGATTGTGCAGGTGTTCTGATCATCCGAGGACGGCTGGAGAAATCCAG gGTGCAAGAGCTCTTAGCTCAACCACAGCAAACTGAAGCCTCTGTGAACCTGCCGGCAGAACCTGAAAACACGGAAGATACAACTGACAGTCCAAAAcacaagaagaaaaagaagaagaaagataAGCGCGAGAATAAGGCCACTTCTGAAGATTCTGTCGATGACAGCGGCCTGTCGCAGACATGTGACAACCATGAACCGAATGTGAACGAGACTGAGTTGGACTTAGAGTCGAGTAAACcgcacaaaaagaaaaagaaagataagCGTGAGAAGCAGGCCACGTCTGAAGATTCTGTGGATGAAGGCGGTCTGTCACAAACGTGCAACGTCCACGAACCAGATGTGGACGGGATGGAGGTGGACACCAATTCTAACAGTctgcacaaaaagaaaaagaagaaagataAGAGGAAAGATTCGGATGAGGTGTCGCCGCCTTCAGACCTGCGGGCGAGATATTTTATTGACAAGACCAGCAGAAAGAGACCGGCGGCAGACCAGATAGAGGACCATTCTGAAACCACTCggttaaaaaagaagaaaaatggaCTATAA
- the LOC130415778 gene encoding transmembrane protein 196 isoform X1 has translation MCNSRKIIWSLLFLSVLEIGLGVSSVVLGAVGIWRVKAEHKPQQGDASPVWSGACFLICGLCGMLCARKRTGLIMIAFSSCCICGLIGGILNFQFVRALLKRQDAMRSLHLAIMSLACLGISSCTLSTWLTCRLASSEQQRMFLEREHSLHHSHEMAEKVRLEPEVLDNTSNGISQISFNGLSASP, from the exons ATGTGCAACAGTCGGAAGATCATCTGGAGTTTGTTGTTTCTGTCGGTTCTGGAGATAGGACTCGGGGTGTCCAGCGTCGTTCTGGGCGCGGTGGGCATCTGGCGGGTTAAAGCGGAGCACAAACCCCAACAGGGCGACGCATCTCCGGTATGGAGCGGAGCGTGT TTTCTTATCTGTGGATTGTGTGGCATGCTGTGTGCACGGAAGAGAACAGGACTGATT ATGATTGCGTTTTCCTCCTGCTGTATCTGTGGTTTAATCGGGGGAATCCTGAACTTTCAGTTTGTCCGTGCGCTGCTGAAGCGGCAGGACGCCATGCGCTCTCTTCATCTGGCCATCATGTCTCTGGCGTGTCTCGGGATCAGCAGCTGCACGCTGTCCACCTGGCTGACCTGCAGGCTGGCCAGCAGCGAGCAGCAGCGCATGTTCCTGGAGAGAGAACATTCACTGCATCACTCTCACGAAATGGCAGAGAAGGTACGCCTGGAGCCG GAGGTTTTGGATAACACCAGTAACGGCATCTCGCAAATCTCCTTCAACGGACTGAGCGCATCCCCGTGA
- the LOC130415778 gene encoding transmembrane protein 196 isoform X2, with protein MCNSRKIIWSLLFLSVLEIGLGVSSVVLGAVGIWRVKAEHKPQQGDASPVWSGACFLICGLCGMLCARKRTGLIMIAFSSCCICGLIGGILNFQFVRALLKRQDAMRSLHLAIMSLACLGISSCTLSTWLTCRLASSEQQRMFLEREHSLHHSHEMAEKEVLDNTSNGISQISFNGLSASP; from the exons ATGTGCAACAGTCGGAAGATCATCTGGAGTTTGTTGTTTCTGTCGGTTCTGGAGATAGGACTCGGGGTGTCCAGCGTCGTTCTGGGCGCGGTGGGCATCTGGCGGGTTAAAGCGGAGCACAAACCCCAACAGGGCGACGCATCTCCGGTATGGAGCGGAGCGTGT TTTCTTATCTGTGGATTGTGTGGCATGCTGTGTGCACGGAAGAGAACAGGACTGATT ATGATTGCGTTTTCCTCCTGCTGTATCTGTGGTTTAATCGGGGGAATCCTGAACTTTCAGTTTGTCCGTGCGCTGCTGAAGCGGCAGGACGCCATGCGCTCTCTTCATCTGGCCATCATGTCTCTGGCGTGTCTCGGGATCAGCAGCTGCACGCTGTCCACCTGGCTGACCTGCAGGCTGGCCAGCAGCGAGCAGCAGCGCATGTTCCTGGAGAGAGAACATTCACTGCATCACTCTCACGAAATGGCAGAGAAG GAGGTTTTGGATAACACCAGTAACGGCATCTCGCAAATCTCCTTCAACGGACTGAGCGCATCCCCGTGA
- the LOC130415778 gene encoding transmembrane protein 196 isoform X4, with protein MCNSRKIIWSLLFLSVLEIGLGVSSVVLGAVGIWRVKAEHKPQQGDASPFLICGLCGMLCARKRTGLIMIAFSSCCICGLIGGILNFQFVRALLKRQDAMRSLHLAIMSLACLGISSCTLSTWLTCRLASSEQQRMFLEREHSLHHSHEMAEKEVLDNTSNGISQISFNGLSASP; from the exons ATGTGCAACAGTCGGAAGATCATCTGGAGTTTGTTGTTTCTGTCGGTTCTGGAGATAGGACTCGGGGTGTCCAGCGTCGTTCTGGGCGCGGTGGGCATCTGGCGGGTTAAAGCGGAGCACAAACCCCAACAGGGCGACGCATCTCCG TTTCTTATCTGTGGATTGTGTGGCATGCTGTGTGCACGGAAGAGAACAGGACTGATT ATGATTGCGTTTTCCTCCTGCTGTATCTGTGGTTTAATCGGGGGAATCCTGAACTTTCAGTTTGTCCGTGCGCTGCTGAAGCGGCAGGACGCCATGCGCTCTCTTCATCTGGCCATCATGTCTCTGGCGTGTCTCGGGATCAGCAGCTGCACGCTGTCCACCTGGCTGACCTGCAGGCTGGCCAGCAGCGAGCAGCAGCGCATGTTCCTGGAGAGAGAACATTCACTGCATCACTCTCACGAAATGGCAGAGAAG GAGGTTTTGGATAACACCAGTAACGGCATCTCGCAAATCTCCTTCAACGGACTGAGCGCATCCCCGTGA
- the LOC130415778 gene encoding transmembrane protein 196 isoform X3 has translation MCNSRKIIWSLLFLSVLEIGLGVSSVVLGAVGIWRVKAEHKPQQGDASPFLICGLCGMLCARKRTGLIMIAFSSCCICGLIGGILNFQFVRALLKRQDAMRSLHLAIMSLACLGISSCTLSTWLTCRLASSEQQRMFLEREHSLHHSHEMAEKVRLEPEVLDNTSNGISQISFNGLSASP, from the exons ATGTGCAACAGTCGGAAGATCATCTGGAGTTTGTTGTTTCTGTCGGTTCTGGAGATAGGACTCGGGGTGTCCAGCGTCGTTCTGGGCGCGGTGGGCATCTGGCGGGTTAAAGCGGAGCACAAACCCCAACAGGGCGACGCATCTCCG TTTCTTATCTGTGGATTGTGTGGCATGCTGTGTGCACGGAAGAGAACAGGACTGATT ATGATTGCGTTTTCCTCCTGCTGTATCTGTGGTTTAATCGGGGGAATCCTGAACTTTCAGTTTGTCCGTGCGCTGCTGAAGCGGCAGGACGCCATGCGCTCTCTTCATCTGGCCATCATGTCTCTGGCGTGTCTCGGGATCAGCAGCTGCACGCTGTCCACCTGGCTGACCTGCAGGCTGGCCAGCAGCGAGCAGCAGCGCATGTTCCTGGAGAGAGAACATTCACTGCATCACTCTCACGAAATGGCAGAGAAGGTACGCCTGGAGCCG GAGGTTTTGGATAACACCAGTAACGGCATCTCGCAAATCTCCTTCAACGGACTGAGCGCATCCCCGTGA